In one Bombus fervidus isolate BK054 chromosome 16, iyBomFerv1, whole genome shotgun sequence genomic region, the following are encoded:
- the LOC139995386 gene encoding uncharacterized protein isoform X4, with protein MAAPVIEKKRFFCREWAFTKLSHCLEQRPASKTCGVLVVGGPGSGKTAFSAELAWPSAGANARHQRSLNRRLLARHFCQARSEASLSPAQFVRSLVAQLLQPGSDGIHRVSSSSPIPGSATTTSNATTVPLTSREMVAEAYAEKLRTDPEIQAALQPDVLDRDPDDALKKALLFPLLELEPPKCCLFLLVDSIDEGQTLDLPQTGTRDSRRENDNVSRTIAELLANHHHLFPQWLLLVCTARRQSKPISRMFSGFRKIPLDDLRKSLVVRDIQQYILARLDQEDALRQHISRDTAEMLNQLHIKSNGCFLYLEKVLDGVAENFIVLREVREIPGTLNGLYLWLCQRLFSRKQFAKVQPLLNVILAAKLPITQEILYKCVKTACTNITIEDFNRRLHLLRRVISVSRAGALMLFHHSFAEWLLDVKHCTQKYLCSAVEGHAMLAAYYTLRGPELNADEICVLGQHLQRSITNVATTNCNLDVHTLQVLWMIGSGAPIEDCYLDSSECILWPRQEVKLLKLLIDAGAKPSEKVVEDDASKDAVSSSQVSQDVSPMDESPSEPLTELLGESGDINQADSCGRTVLHTLAADGNASLLELALATCPQAKLEATDRHGQTPLNLAARHGYADVVRVLLASGACADHADCDGWTALRAAAWGGHTQVVEMLLEHGAMVDCADWDQRTALRAAAWGGHEDIVKALLQHGADVNRTDDEGRTALIAAAYMGHSEIVEHLLDFGAEIDHADNDGRTALSVAALCVPSNHGYAKVVTILLERGAAVDHQDKDGMTPLLVAAFEGHRDVCELLLEYEADVDHCDATGRTPLWAAASMGHGSVVALLLFWGCYVDSIDNEGRTVLSVAAAQGGTDVVKQLLDRGLDEQHRDNSGWTPLHYAAFEGHIDVCEALLEAGAKIDETDNDGKGALMLAAQEGHAALVERLLEQHRAPIDQHAHDGKTALRLAALEGHYDTVRVLLSHNADVNAKDADGRSTLYILALENRLAMARFLLEHARADVESRDSEGRTPLHVSAWQGHVEMVALLLTEGSASVNACDNENRTPLHSAAWQGHAAIVRLLLEHGATPDHTCNQGATALGIAAQEGHEHCVRALLNHGADPSHSDHCGRNAIKVAAKSGHDTVVRLLEEHSANQRSLRPGINGGGSSSATSVTSNSTAETKPSSAILNPLSTQYSPAESPDSTKRRSCVSLGNNSSNSKSSSNLTGSTKSDQGKFNQNSMVNQVIKVVLSPQRDTGIRYCGWRIVITKKRKSINKFFSFYLSKIKLPHMKK; from the exons ATGGCTGCACCAGTGATAGAGAAGAAGCGGTTCTTCTGCCGCGAATGGGCGTTCACCAAACTGTCCCACTGCTTGGAACAGAGGCCAGCCTCGAAGACGTGTGGCGTTCTGGTCGTTGGCGGCCCAGGAAGTGGAAAGACCGCGTTCAGTGCAGAATTAGCCTGGCCATCGGCTGGTGCCAATGCTAGACATCAGAGATCCTTAAACAGGAGATTGTTGGCCAGGCACTTTTGCCAGGCTAGAAGCGAGGCTTCGTTGTCACCAGCTCAGTTCGTGAGGTCTCTGGTTGCTCAGCTTCTGCAACCTGGTTCGGATGGGATTCATAG AGTGTCTTCGAGCTCACCGATACCAGGCAGCGCGACGACAACCAGCAACGCCACGACAGTGCCATTGACATCGAGGGAAATGGTAGCAGAAGCTTACGCGGAGAAGCTTCGAACCGATCCAGAGATACAAGCCGCTTTGCAACCGGATGTCCTCGAcagagatcccgacgacgctTTAAAGAAAGCACTGCTGTTCCCTCTATTGGAGTTAGAGCCACCAAAATGTTGCCTGTTCCTGTTAGTCGACTCGATCGACGAGGGACAGACTCTGGATCTTCCTCAAACTGGCACCAGAGACTCGAGAAGGGAGAATGATAACGTCAGTAGAACGATCGCTGAATTATTGGCTAATCATCATCACCTATTCCCTCAATGGTTGCTTCTGGTTTGTACTGCTCGACGTCAGAGCAAACCCATCTCACGGATGTTCAGCGGCTTCCGGAAGATCCCTTTAGACGatctaaggaaatccttggtGGTGAGAGACATCCAACAGTATATCCTGGCACGGTTGGATCAAGAAGACGCGCTCAG GCAGCACATCTCGCGCGACACAGCCGAGATGCTGAACCAGCTGCACATCAAGAGCAACGGCTGTTTCCTCTATCTAGAAAAAGTTCTCGACGGGGTAGCCGAAAACTTCATCGTTCTACGCGAGGTTCGCGAGATACCAGGCACCTTGAACGGTCTTTACCTATGGCTGTGTCAAAGGCTCTTCAGTCGAAAGCAATTTGCCAAAGTCCAACCTCTATTGAACGTGATCTTAGCTGCAAAACTACCCATCACCCAGGAAATACTCTACAAATGCGTGAAAACTGCGTGCACCAACATCACCATAGAAGACTTCAATCGACGTCTCCACCTTCTACGCAGAGTCATCTCTGTTTCTCGTGCAGGAGCGTTGATGTTATTCCATCATAGCTTCGCAGAATGGTTGCTGGACGTGAAACACTGCACGCAGAAGTATTTGTGCTCCGCTGTGGAAGGTCACGCGATGCTAGCCGCTTATTACACCCTTCGCGGACCGGAATTGAACGCCGATGAGATCTGCGTGCTTGGACAACACCTGCAACGGTCCATAACGAACGTCGCTACCACAAATTGTAACCTGGACGTGCACACGCTTCAAGTACTCTGGATGATAGGCAGCGGAGCACCGATAGAAGATTGCTACCTGGACAGCTCAGAGTGCATCCTCTGGCCCAGGCAGGAAGTGAAGCTGTTGAAACTGTTGATCGATGCGGGCGCCAAGCCCTCGGAAAAGGTCGTCGAGGACGATGCCAGCAAGGATGCTGTCTCTTCTAGTcaa GTCTCGCAAGACGTAAGCCCTATGGATGAATCTCCCAGCGAGCCATTAACGGAACTGCTCGGCGAAAGCGGGGACATCAATCAAGCTGATTCTTGCGGACGAACAGTGCTGCACACGCTTGCTGCAGACGGTAATGCATCTCTGCTGGAGTTGGCTCTGGCGACATGTCCTCAG GCAAAACTGGAAGCCACCGATCGTCACGGTCAAACACCCTTAAATCTGGCAGCGAGACACGGTTATGCAGACGTAGTACGAGTTTTGCTGGCTTCAGGGGCCTGTGCGGATCACGCTGACTGCGACGGATGGACAGCCCTGAGAGCTGCTGCCTGGGGTGGACATACTCAG gtagTCGAAATGCTGCTGGAGCACGGGGCAATGGTGGATTGCGCCGATTGGGATCAACGAACCGCGCTCAGAGCAGCCGCATGGGGTGGCCACGAGGACATCGTTAAAGCGCTTCTGCAGCACGGCGCCGACGTCAACAGAACCGATGACGAGGGTAGAACCGCCTTAATTGCCGCTGCCTACATGGGTCACAGCGAGATCGTCGAACACCTTCTAGACTTCGGCGCGGAGATCGATCACGCTGATAACGACGGAAGGACTGCCCTCAGCGTAGCTGCCTTATGTGTACCCTCCAATCATGGCTATGCAAAA GTGGTTACGATCCTCTTGGAGAGAGGAGCTGCAGTCGATCACCAGGATAAGGATGGCATGACACCATTGTTAGTGGCCGCGTTCGAGGGACACAGAGACGTTTGCGAGTTGTTATTGGAATACGAGGCAGATGTGGATCATTGCGATGCTACGGGGCGTACACCTTTGTGGGCAGCTGCCAGCATGGGTCATGGATCAGTGGTCGCTCTTCTCTTATTCTGGGGATGCTACGTTGACAGCATTGATAACGAGGGCAGGACCGTTTTGAGCGTTGCTGCTGCCCAAGGCGGCACTGATGTAGTAAAACAATTATTGGACAGAG GCTTGGACGAGCAACACAGGGACAATTCAGGATGGACGCCATTACATTATGCGGCATTCGAAGGGCATATCGATGTTTGCGAAGCATTACTGGAAGCTGGAGCCAAAATTGACGAAACTGACAACGATGGGAAAGGCGCTCTGATGCTAGCCGCGCAAGAAGGACACGCTGCATTAGTTGAGAGACTCCTGGAACAACATAGAGCACCGATCGATCAACACGCTCACGATGGAAAGACGGCTCTAag ACTCGCAGCTTTGGAGGGACATTATGACACCGTCAGGGTACTATTAAGTCACAATGCAGACGTGAATGCGAAAGATGCCGATGGAAGAAGCACTCTTTATATCCTTGCTCTGGAGAACAGACTGGCGATGGCGCGATTCTTGCTGGAGCATGCGCGAGCTGACGTGGAAAGTAGAGACTCGGAA GGTCGAACACCTCTGCATGTGAGTGCTTGGCAAGGACACGTCGAAATGGTAGCTTTGTTGCTAACAGAAGGCAGTGCGAGCGTAAACGCCTGTGACAATGAGAATAGAACTCCTTTACACTCTGCTGCCTGGCAGGGTCACGCAGCCATTGTCAGGCTGCTTCTGGAACATGGAGCAACCCCTGATCATACTTGCAACCAAGGCGCAACAGCTCTGG GTATCGCCGCACAAGAGGGTCATGAGCACTGCGTACGAGCACTCTTAAATCACGGTGCTGATCCCAGTCATTCTGATCATTGTGGCCGAAACGCTATCAAGGTGGCTGCCAAAAGTGGCCACGACACCGTGGTCAGGCTACTCGAGGAACATTCGGCTAATCAACGAAGTCTGAGGCCTGGTATCAACGGAG GTGGAAGTAGTAGCGCTACTTCGGTGACATCAAACTCCACAGCTGAAACGAAACCATCGTCTGCAATCTTGAATCCTCTGTCGACGCAATACAGTCCAGCAGAGTCACCTGATTCGACGAAAAGAAGAAGCTGCGTGTCCTTAGGCAACAATTCCAGCAACAGCAAATCCAGCAGCAACTTGACTGGTAGCACAAAGAGCGATCAAGGGAAATTCAACCAGAACTCGATGGTGAATCAGGTAATAAAA GTTGTTTTGTCACCTCAGCGGGACACCGGAATCCGTTATTGCGGCTGGCGAATCGTAATCACCAAAAAGCGGAAGTCAATAAAcaaattcttctctttttatttgagCAAAATCAAATTACCTCATATGAAAAAGTAA